The genomic region aaaataatgtaaaatataataaaatgaaacaaactgcaaaataaagtaaaataagatGAATGGACAATAAATCCCATTAAAATAACGTGCAGGGAGACACTCACCTGTCCCGCGTCGTCCTCTCAGGTGGTGATCATGAGGGACTACCGGCACCAGAACGTGGTGGAGATGCACCGCAGCGCtctggtggaggaggagctcTGGGTCATCATGGAGTACCTGCAGGGCGGCGCTCTCACACACATCGTCAGTGAAACCAGGTGAGCAggaagtcacacacacagctgtttacagtatctgtgtgtatctgtgagtATTTGTGagtatctgtgtgtatttgagagTATTTGTCAGCAGTTAAGCATCCAGATCTCTGATAAATCTCTGATAGCTGAGTAAACGCtcgttcttgtgtgtgtgtgtgtgtgtgtgtgtgtgtgtgtgtgtgttcgaggTTGAACGAGGAGCAGACGGCGACGGTGTGTGAGGGCGTCCTGCAGGCGCTGTCGTACCTTCACTCTCAGGGAGTCATTCACAGAGACATCAAGAGCGACTCAATCCTGCTCACACTGGACGGgagggtaacacacacacacacacacaaaatgaatatcagcacatcatcagTATCAGCAGGATttggctttaaccctttcaaacctgatgtttttcagagaaaacatggaaagacgGCAGTAAGCAACTTataaagaaattaccccaaaattagaaagaaatgtaaaaagtacaaaaaaatacaccagaaaattagtaaataaatatcTAAGAGAAAGTGTCcttaaaaaacaatgcaaacaagatttaattgtgaaatgttttgataacattattttaaatat from Plectropomus leopardus isolate mb unplaced genomic scaffold, YSFRI_Pleo_2.0 unplaced_scaffold20011, whole genome shotgun sequence harbors:
- the LOC121965438 gene encoding serine/threonine-protein kinase PAK 6-like, giving the protein MRDYRHQNVVEMHRSALVEEELWVIMEYLQGGALTHIVSETRLNEEQTATVCEGVLQALSYLHSQGVIHRDIKSDSILLTLDGRVTHTHTHKMNISTSSVSAGFGFNP